CGGGCTGAAAACTGCCCCCAAATGTCAGGACCCGGTCTCTCTTATACCCCAGAGACTCGCCTCTGGGGGGCGCACTTCTGCAATCTGGACAACAACTTCCACACGCAGGCGCTCGGAGACTGTCTCCGCAGTCTGGACGCATGGAAGTTGGACATCTGGGGTTGCCGTGGGTCGGTCCAGATTCAGACGTTAGGGGGTTCAGGTTTCTGCAACATGGACCCACAAAATGTCCGCTGACTGGAGGTGGATCTCCGCTTGGGTCAGAGTCGACACAAAATGGAGGCCGGGGATTCAACGTCGGCCCTTCTGAGAGACATAAAGCATCCGATTGGTTTCCATTTTTGGAGTTTTTCTCAAGGTTATAAGGATCCgattggttttcatttttggagTTTTTCTCAAGGTTAAAAGCATCCgatttgttgccatttttgtaGTTCTTCTCAAGGATATACGGATCCGATTGGTTgccatttttgtagtttttctcaAGGTTAACATCTGTGTTGTCCGAGGTCTTTGACGTCGCTTCGTCTCCGTTCAGATCTCGGTTGCATGGGGGACTTCTCGGGTTGATGCTAACACACTCTAGGGACCTGGTCTTCATAAGTCCTGGGACCCGGGGATTCAACTTGGGACTTtctgatgaacatctgtccccAAAGGATGAACTCTTTGTGAACTCTTCGGTTGCCACGGAGTTAGGTTTGGCGTTGTCACGCCAACAACTGTCCAACGGGTTGTGTCCTGGGTCTGTGTTGACGTGAGGCCGATCCGAGTCTTCAGCACCACAGACTCCGGTTTTAGACTTTCTTGAAAATTGCCGTGGAGACGTCCGAGCGCAGCGCATCGTCTGCTCCTCGGGGAGGTCTGGGATCGGACTCAGGGACTCCTCCTTTTCGAGGGTGTCCTCCTGGACGTCGTCGCTATGACGATGAAAACAAGAAgagatcagagagagagatcaggatgttgttaatgttacatttctttattacaatcaaCACTGAAATTATTAAAGGCACTAGCAAGCtgctgagggggggggggggtccttaaagctgcattatatctgatctcctgcggaggggggggggggggactcatagcagatctccacagaACAATGGGGGACAGTACGCATCCTCTGTCCACTGATATGCGGTCTATGGGTTACTTACCTCCAGTTATTCCTGTTCTTGGGCTTTAAGTCTGGTCTCTGCACGGCAGCCTGGGTGGCAGGAGGCGGTTTCGGAGGACCTCTGTCTGGGATTTGGTTCCAGCTCTCGGCGCCAAGCCTAGAGGAATCTCTGAAGCTGGAGCTGTGCATGGTGATGGACAAACCATCACCCGGCTCCTCCTGGACCAGCTCGATGCAGACCTCCTCTCTGGTACAAGGGAGGCTTTTGCTTGAAGCTGTGATGGTTTTGTTTGTGGACTTTTCACTCCCTTTGTCCCTGTTTTGGGAGCTGTCAACATCCAGCCTATCCTGGTCCCGGTTCAGATCTAAGTTCCAGGTTTTGTCTTGGGTCTCAATTTGCTTGAGACTAGCATGGGAGGAAACAGACGGAGGCGCCATTCCTTGAGAGTTCTGGTACGCCATAAAGTCCCCCTGGTTGGGATGGACTCCAATATAAGGAAGTCCATGTTTTGGTTGGTAAAAGCTGCTGTTGCCGAGCAGGGCGGGGTGTGTGTAGACGGGTCCTTTGCCGGGTGTCGTCATGCGTTGCAAGGACATATTCTCAGCAACGGAGTACGGGATGTAGCGGTTGGTGTACCCTAAACCAGGAGGGAGGTAGGAGTCGTAGATATCACTGGAGGAGTTTCCAGTCCCCCCCAAACGAGACTGCTGTTTCTGCAGTGGATGAAGTTCGTGAAGTTCTGGTTTAGTGATGCTCTGTTTCCCGGGACGAGTCTCTTCTAGTCTTTGGGCTTTCTCCAAATCTGGAGGAGGCGCTCGTTGCCATTCGACTTTGGCCTTTGGGGAAGGACACGATGCGGAGGGTCTTCCCTGGGAGGCAGGGATGCTTCTTACCTCGACGGTCTTGGAGCCAGGGGAGTTTTGAGGCTGTGGATTGTGAGAAACATTCTCTAagctcttgtttttctttataatttGGGAGCTTCTGCTGTGGTCCGAGCCGTCAGCGGCAGATAAAGGACCCGGGACAACCCAATTCGAGGGTACACTGCCGATCGTTTCAGGACGATCTGGAGTCTTTTCTGGTGTAACAGGAAGGGTTCGACCCTGCTTAAGTTTTTGGTCCTTACTGGTTAGCAACCCGTAACAAGTTGGTGGTAAAAACTTGGCCCTGGAATCTAGTTTGGATGGGAATCCAGTTGTGAATGCTTCCAACTCTTTGGCAGACAGATGCGAGGGTATGTCCACGGGGTTTTTGGCAAGTTTTTGAGGTCCAGTTCTGTCCAGTGATGTCTTGGCAGGTGATGAACACGTCTCTGCATTTGAGCGGTTTGaggagtttttttctttggccTGGCCCGTGAAAAAGGGGAGCGACGCTGACACTGAGGCTGAGGACGAGGTGGTGCTTCTGTAAAGCGCCTTCTGGAGGTCTGTAGCGGTGGT
This sequence is a window from Etheostoma cragini isolate CJK2018 unplaced genomic scaffold, CSU_Ecrag_1.0 ScbMSFa_2355, whole genome shotgun sequence. Protein-coding genes within it:
- the LOC117940385 gene encoding BCL-6 corepressor-like — encoded protein: MLQVDASASYRMNPLAALNIDRNAVGENYRPLGGVFYPGIHPLSAEKPQEAGSLPLGYDLLYKPGVTLLDGQKSGYVGLYKTQPQGLQKPQVVPAAGVDGSGMDRRVLPSDKQSDLVLTGAGSFLRLPWISPYADATMYPFLDMAYKASFLSQPSPFLHQPLAYQSLCATGGGAPGEERLYYLPHYGQAHISPPMGSLIRIPTATPAPSVLSPLPHSQEKTLEGLGPQVHQEKSAFSPQIHQEPQPQASKGSSGVPVSSSASTSAVDSPAVTHPLSLVSPPQQLKTTATDLQKALYRSTTSSSASVSASLPFFTGQAKEKNSSNRSNAETCSSPAKTSLDRTGPQKLAKNPVDIPSHLSAKELEAFTTGFPSKLDSRAKFLPPTCYGLLTSKDQKLKQGRTLPVTPEKTPDRPETIGSVPSNWVVPGPLSAADGSDHSRSSQIIKKNKSLENVSHNPQPQNSPGSKTVEVRSIPASQGRPSASCPSPKAKVEWQRAPPPDLEKAQRLEETRPGKQSITKPELHELHPLQKQQSRLGGTGNSSSDIYDSYLPPGLGYTNRYIPYSVAENMSLQRMTTPGKGPVYTHPALLGNSSFYQPKHGLPYIGVHPNQGDFMAYQNSQGMAPPSVSSHASLKQIETQDKTWNLDLNRDQDRLDVDSSQNRDKGSEKSTNKTITASSKSLPCTREEVCIELVQEEPGDGLSITMHSSSFRDSSRLGAESWNQIPDRGPPKPPPATQAAVQRPDLKPKNRNNWSDDVQEDTLEKEESLSPIPDLPEEQTMRCARTSPRQFSRKSKTGVCGAEDSDRPHVNTDPGHNPLDSCWRDNAKPNSVATEEFTKSSSFGDRCSSESPKLNPRVPGLMKTRSLECVSINPRSPPCNRDLNGDEATSKTSDNTDVNLEKNYKNGNQSDPYILEKNYKNGNKSDAFNLEKNSKNENQSDPYNLEKNSKNGNQSDALCLSEGPTLNPRPPFCVDSDPSGDPPPVSGHFVGPCCRNLNPLTSESGPTHGNPRCPTSMRPDCGDSLRAPACGSCCPDCRSAPPRGESLGYKRDRVLTFGGSFQPVSPGNPTNGGFNLPDLSQDNRKCDGLSSGLGSGDVDRDDGDNVDFPEGDGDGSCCGRDRRCGLTRRIANSSGYVGDRFRSTSTELFSSREQKALQ